In one window of Dyella thiooxydans DNA:
- a CDS encoding phosphatase PAP2 family protein, which produces MSRLPPLPTPELAIGPRFAIDRRMCVAANRWGARRAVGVFFGAVSRLGDGVFWYALMLSLALFDGLRGLTAAAHMALTGLTALMLYRLLKRWTRRPRPFRACPGVIAHVPPLDEFSFPSGHTLQAVGFTVVALAWYPMLAPLLLPFTALVAASRVILGLHYPSDVLAAIGIGGALGSLALWLGHLALLA; this is translated from the coding sequence ATGTCCCGCCTGCCGCCGCTGCCCACGCCTGAGCTTGCCATCGGGCCGCGCTTCGCCATCGACCGCCGCATGTGCGTGGCGGCCAACCGCTGGGGCGCGCGTCGCGCGGTGGGCGTGTTCTTCGGTGCGGTCAGCCGGCTCGGCGACGGCGTGTTCTGGTATGCGTTGATGCTCTCGCTGGCGCTGTTCGACGGTTTGCGCGGACTCACCGCCGCCGCGCACATGGCGCTCACCGGGCTCACCGCACTGATGCTCTACCGCCTGCTCAAGCGCTGGACCCGGCGCCCGCGGCCGTTCCGCGCCTGCCCCGGCGTGATCGCGCACGTGCCGCCGCTGGACGAGTTCAGCTTCCCGTCCGGCCACACGCTGCAAGCAGTGGGCTTCACCGTGGTGGCGCTGGCCTGGTATCCGATGCTGGCGCCGCTGCTGCTGCCGTTCACCGCACTGGTCGCCGCCTCGCGGGTGATTCTCGGCCTGCACTACCCCAGCGACGTGCTGGCGGCGATCGGCATCGGCGGCGCGCTCGGTTCGCTCGCGCTGTGGCTGGGTCATCTCGCGCTGCTGGCGTGA
- the hutI gene encoding imidazolonepropionase, whose translation MSATRWDVLLTGARLATLAEDAPFGLIDDGALAIAGDRIAWVGRRTELDTVDHPSAVETIDLGGALVTPGLIDCHTHLVFGGQRAREFDMRLHGASYETIARAGGGIVSTVTATRAASEDALLASASARARALLADGVTTLEIKSGYGLTLDDERKMLRVARRLGEELGITVRTSFLGLHTVPPEFRERRAAYIAEVCDRWLPTLAGEGLVDAVDAFCERIAFTAEETRRLFERATALGLPVKLHAEQLSDQGGAALVAGFGGLSADHLEHLDEAGIEAMAGAGTVAVLLPGAFYALRETKLPPVDGLRAAGVPLAVATDCNPGTSPLLSLRLAAGMACTLFRLTPEEALRGITVHAARALGLADRGTLAAGQRADLAVWNVREPAELCYWIGGTLLRQRWVGGRRAG comes from the coding sequence ATGAGCGCAACGCGCTGGGACGTGCTGCTGACCGGAGCCAGGCTGGCGACCCTCGCCGAGGACGCGCCGTTCGGCCTGATCGACGACGGCGCACTGGCGATCGCTGGCGATCGCATCGCCTGGGTGGGGCGACGCACGGAACTGGACACAGTCGACCACCCGTCCGCCGTCGAGACGATCGATCTGGGCGGCGCGCTGGTCACGCCCGGCCTGATCGACTGCCACACCCACCTGGTGTTCGGCGGACAGCGCGCACGCGAATTCGACATGCGCCTGCACGGCGCCAGCTACGAGACCATCGCGCGGGCGGGGGGCGGCATCGTCTCGACCGTGACCGCCACGCGCGCGGCCAGTGAGGACGCGCTGCTGGCCAGCGCCTCCGCCCGTGCCCGCGCCCTGCTGGCCGACGGCGTCACCACGCTGGAGATCAAGTCGGGCTACGGCCTGACCCTGGACGACGAGCGGAAGATGTTGCGCGTGGCGCGCCGCCTCGGCGAGGAACTGGGCATCACCGTGCGCACCAGCTTTCTGGGTCTGCACACGGTGCCACCGGAATTCCGCGAGCGGCGAGCGGCCTACATCGCCGAGGTCTGCGACCGCTGGCTGCCGACGCTGGCCGGAGAGGGGCTGGTGGATGCAGTGGATGCGTTCTGCGAGCGGATCGCCTTCACCGCGGAGGAGACGCGTCGCCTGTTCGAACGGGCGACCGCCCTCGGCCTGCCGGTGAAACTGCACGCCGAGCAGCTGTCCGACCAGGGCGGCGCGGCGCTGGTGGCGGGGTTCGGCGGGCTGTCGGCCGACCATCTGGAACATCTGGACGAGGCCGGCATCGAGGCGATGGCCGGTGCCGGCACCGTGGCGGTGCTGCTGCCGGGGGCGTTCTACGCGCTGCGCGAGACGAAACTGCCGCCGGTGGATGGCCTGCGTGCCGCCGGGGTGCCGCTGGCCGTGGCGACCGACTGCAACCCGGGCACTTCCCCGCTGCTGTCGCTGCGGCTGGCGGCCGGCATGGCCTGCACGCTGTTCCGGCTGACCCCGGAGGAAGCCCTGCGCGGCATCACCGTGCACGCCGCACGCGCGCTGGGGCTGGCCGACCGCGGCACGCTCGCCGCCGGCCAGCGGGCGGATCTGGCCGTGTGGAACGTGCGCGAGCCGGCCGAACTCTGCTACTGGATCGGCGGCACCCTGCTCCGCCAGCGCTGGGTCGGCGGTCGCCGCGCCGGCTGA
- the gltX gene encoding glutamate--tRNA ligase, protein MTVRTRFAPSPTGFLHIGGARTALYCWLEARRRGGEFVLRIEDTDRERSTDEAVKAILDAMHWLDLDADEKPVYQTQRLARYKEVADRLLAEGKAYYAYESKDEIEAMREAAMAAGEKPRYNGYYRDRNEPYREDPNRVIRFRNPAEGSVVFEDKVKGRIEIANSELDDLVIFRSDGWPTYNFAVVVDDIDMGITEVIRGDDHVNNTPRQINIYHALDAAVPEFAHLPMILDHEGRKLSKRTNSVSVMEYRSDGYLPHALLNYLVRLGWSHGDQEIFSREEMVKLFDIADVNKAASRFDTEKLKWLNQHYLKTDDPQAIAPEFEWHLQQAGLDPAKGPAAADLIVALRDRVQTLKEMAERAAIWFGPIPEWDEKAVAKHLKSDSAIAVLSEAKALLAGCAWKPEPIHAVIEQVAAKLELGMGKVAQPLRVAMTGTQVSPSIDHTIYLAGRDVALQRIDDALTRAQA, encoded by the coding sequence ATGACCGTCCGCACCCGCTTCGCTCCCAGCCCCACCGGTTTCCTGCACATCGGCGGCGCGCGCACCGCACTGTACTGCTGGCTGGAGGCGCGCCGTCGCGGTGGCGAGTTCGTGCTGCGCATCGAGGACACCGATCGCGAGCGCTCCACCGACGAGGCGGTCAAGGCGATCCTCGACGCCATGCACTGGCTGGACCTGGATGCCGACGAGAAGCCCGTCTACCAGACCCAGCGGCTGGCCCGCTACAAGGAAGTCGCCGACCGGCTGCTGGCCGAGGGCAAGGCCTACTACGCCTACGAGTCGAAGGACGAGATCGAGGCGATGCGCGAGGCCGCGATGGCGGCCGGCGAGAAGCCCCGCTACAACGGCTACTACCGCGACCGCAACGAACCGTATCGTGAGGACCCGAACCGGGTGATCCGCTTCAGGAATCCCGCCGAGGGTTCGGTGGTGTTCGAGGACAAGGTCAAGGGGCGCATCGAGATCGCCAACAGCGAGCTGGACGACCTGGTGATCTTCCGCTCCGACGGCTGGCCGACCTACAACTTCGCCGTGGTGGTGGACGACATCGACATGGGCATCACCGAGGTGATCCGCGGCGACGACCACGTCAACAACACCCCGCGCCAGATCAACATCTATCACGCGCTCGACGCCGCGGTGCCGGAGTTCGCGCACCTGCCGATGATCCTTGACCACGAGGGCAGGAAACTCTCCAAGCGCACCAACTCGGTGAGCGTGATGGAGTACCGCAGCGACGGCTACCTGCCGCACGCGCTGCTCAATTACCTCGTGCGGCTGGGATGGTCGCACGGCGACCAGGAGATCTTCTCGCGCGAGGAGATGGTGAAACTGTTCGATATCGCCGACGTCAACAAGGCGGCCTCGCGCTTCGATACCGAGAAGCTGAAGTGGCTGAACCAGCATTACCTGAAGACCGACGACCCGCAGGCCATCGCACCGGAATTCGAGTGGCACCTGCAGCAGGCGGGGCTGGATCCGGCGAAGGGGCCGGCCGCGGCCGACCTCATCGTGGCTCTGCGCGACCGCGTGCAGACACTGAAGGAGATGGCCGAACGCGCGGCGATCTGGTTCGGCCCGATCCCCGAATGGGACGAGAAGGCCGTCGCCAAGCACCTGAAGAGCGACAGCGCCATCGCCGTGCTGAGCGAGGCGAAGGCGCTGCTCGCCGGTTGCGCGTGGAAGCCCGAGCCGATCCATGCGGTGATCGAACAGGTCGCCGCCAAGCTGGAGCTGGGCATGGGCAAGGTGGCGCAGCCGCTGCGCGTGGCGATGACCGGCACCCAGGTCTCGCCATCGATCGATCACACCATCTACCTGGCCGGCCGCGACGTGGCGCTGCAGCGCATCGACGACGCGCTCACCCGCGCGCAGGCTTGA
- a CDS encoding transporter, whose product MVHAQTRNPGYDRPGMGFAPAVLDAGAFTVEQGLPDVSEDRDGATTTRLYSADTLLRLGLGGPLELQLGSTPWNRLATPGGDLRGRGSSSLGLKFARPAGDSAWSWGLLGSMTFTDGSRAFRADRRQYMLGLEVNRQAGARQSLGLYLADARAAGDSSTLALSDTVSVTPALSAYLQLATLHPSHAGAGQLAGAGLAWMATPRLQLDAGFNHRLAGSASRWQANLGASYYFGD is encoded by the coding sequence ATGGTCCACGCGCAGACCCGCAACCCCGGTTACGACCGGCCGGGCATGGGCTTTGCGCCCGCGGTCCTGGATGCCGGCGCGTTCACCGTCGAACAAGGCCTGCCGGATGTCAGCGAAGACCGCGACGGCGCCACGACCACCCGCCTGTACAGCGCCGACACCCTGCTCCGCCTGGGCCTCGGCGGCCCCCTGGAACTGCAGCTGGGCAGCACGCCATGGAACCGGCTGGCCACGCCCGGCGGCGACCTGCGCGGTCGCGGCAGCAGCAGTCTGGGCCTCAAGTTCGCGCGGCCGGCCGGCGACTCGGCGTGGAGCTGGGGTCTCCTCGGCAGCATGACGTTCACCGACGGCAGCCGCGCGTTCCGGGCCGACCGCCGCCAGTACATGCTCGGACTGGAAGTGAACCGGCAGGCGGGAGCAAGGCAGTCGCTGGGGCTGTATCTCGCCGATGCGCGTGCCGCAGGCGACAGCAGCACGCTGGCGCTCAGTGACACCGTGTCCGTCACGCCTGCGCTGAGCGCCTACCTGCAACTGGCGACGCTGCATCCGAGCCATGCGGGAGCCGGGCAGCTCGCCGGTGCAGGCCTTGCCTGGATGGCCACCCCGCGCCTGCAGCTCGACGCGGGCTTCAACCACCGGCTGGCGGGCAGCGCATCACGCTGGCAGGCCAACCTCGGCGCGTCGTACTACTTCGGCGACTGA
- a CDS encoding MerC domain-containing protein: MQPEPSDKSFWWHVADRIGATASFLCAIHCAALPFVLAILPLVGLEFLASHAFERGFVMFASALALFSLGRGYRRHHVPQPLTFALPGLTLLLLGVTLAEGYSIVLHSVLVTIGGLLLAFSHFLNLRADRLSGHIHGPTCVH; encoded by the coding sequence ATGCAACCCGAGCCTTCCGACAAATCCTTCTGGTGGCACGTGGCCGATCGCATCGGCGCCACGGCCTCGTTCCTCTGCGCGATCCACTGCGCCGCGCTGCCGTTCGTGCTGGCGATCCTGCCGCTGGTGGGGCTGGAGTTCCTGGCCAGCCATGCTTTCGAGCGCGGCTTCGTGATGTTCGCCAGCGCGCTTGCCCTGTTCAGCCTGGGGCGCGGCTATCGGCGCCACCACGTGCCCCAGCCGTTGACGTTCGCATTGCCGGGACTGACCCTGCTGCTGCTCGGCGTGACCCTGGCCGAGGGGTACTCGATCGTGTTGCACAGCGTGCTGGTGACGATCGGTGGCCTGCTGCTGGCCTTCTCGCACTTCCTCAACCTGCGTGCCGACCGCCTGAGCGGGCACATCCACGGGCCCACCTGCGTGCACTGA
- a CDS encoding glycosyltransferase family 4 protein yields the protein MRIGIVTETYPPEINGVALTVHSLAAGLASLGHSVEVIRPRQPQPFVDEPGTLPVETRGAALPRYPGLRFGLPAGRMLRRRWSRLRPDAIYVATEGPLGWSAMRAAQQLDLPVATGFHTRFDTYAAHYGVGFLTEAVRGYLRRFHNRGGATLVPTEALRRELNDMGVANARILRRAVDTRQFHPQHRDPALRLQWGAEGHAPVMLYVGRIAAEKNLDLAVRSFRALQQQVPEARYVWVGDGPARAALQEAHPDFIFAGMQRGEALARHVASADLFVFPSLSETFGNVILESLAAGVPVVAYREGAAREHMTDGHNGYVIEPDNEPRFIEAAITLGSNPSLIRHMGRAAQASVAALSPDAVIRDFESLLMQLAEEKRHVPPAAAAHA from the coding sequence ATGCGTATCGGCATCGTCACCGAAACCTATCCGCCGGAGATCAACGGCGTCGCGCTGACCGTCCACAGCCTTGCCGCCGGGCTCGCGTCGCTGGGGCACTCGGTCGAGGTGATTCGCCCGCGGCAGCCGCAGCCGTTCGTCGACGAACCGGGCACGCTGCCGGTGGAGACCCGCGGCGCCGCACTGCCGCGCTACCCGGGGCTTCGCTTCGGGTTGCCCGCCGGCCGCATGCTGCGCCGCCGCTGGAGCCGTTTGCGGCCGGACGCCATCTACGTGGCCACGGAAGGCCCACTGGGGTGGTCGGCCATGCGCGCTGCGCAACAGCTCGACCTGCCGGTCGCCACCGGCTTCCATACCCGCTTCGACACCTACGCGGCGCACTACGGGGTCGGCTTCCTCACCGAGGCCGTACGCGGCTATCTGCGGCGCTTCCACAATCGCGGCGGCGCCACGCTGGTACCGACCGAAGCGCTGCGACGGGAACTCAACGACATGGGCGTGGCCAACGCGCGCATCCTGCGCCGCGCCGTGGACACCCGGCAGTTCCATCCGCAGCACCGCGACCCGGCCCTGCGCCTGCAGTGGGGCGCCGAAGGCCATGCGCCGGTGATGCTCTACGTCGGCCGCATCGCCGCGGAAAAGAACCTCGATCTCGCCGTGCGCAGTTTCCGCGCGCTGCAGCAGCAGGTGCCCGAGGCCCGCTACGTGTGGGTCGGCGATGGCCCCGCACGCGCGGCGCTGCAGGAAGCCCACCCGGACTTCATCTTCGCCGGCATGCAGCGCGGCGAGGCGCTGGCGCGACACGTGGCCAGCGCGGACCTGTTCGTCTTTCCCAGCCTGAGCGAGACCTTCGGCAACGTGATCCTGGAGTCGCTGGCCGCCGGCGTGCCGGTGGTCGCCTACCGCGAAGGCGCCGCGCGCGAGCACATGACCGACGGCCACAACGGTTACGTGATCGAGCCGGACAACGAGCCGCGCTTCATCGAGGCGGCGATCACCCTGGGCAGCAACCCCAGCCTGATCCGCCACATGGGCCGCGCTGCCCAGGCCAGTGTGGCCGCGCTGTCGCCTGACGCGGTGATCCGCGATTTCGAATCCCTGCTGATGCAGCTCGCCGAGGAGAAGCGCCATGTCCCGCCTGCCGCCGCTGCCCACGCCTGA
- the accD gene encoding acetyl-CoA carboxylase, carboxyltransferase subunit beta, whose protein sequence is MNWLQKIMTPRARTQGAPAAGKGKVPEGVWDKCGGCGAVLYRPELERNLMVCPKCGHHHAIRARARLAALFDEGSTVELWPNLEPTDPLKFRDSKKYRDRVVGAQKSTGEKDALVAMSGKLKERPLVAVAFEFAYMGGSMGSVVGEKFARAAEKALAERSALVCFSATGGARMQESLFSLMQMAKTSAALAKLRDAGVPYISVMTNPTTGGVSASLAMLGDINIGEPKALIGFAGPRVIEQTVRETLPEGFQRSEFLLEHGAIDMIVDRREMRDRLADVLGLLMKAPRAA, encoded by the coding sequence ATGAACTGGCTGCAGAAAATCATGACCCCGCGCGCCCGTACCCAGGGCGCACCCGCCGCCGGCAAGGGCAAGGTGCCCGAGGGCGTGTGGGACAAGTGCGGCGGCTGTGGCGCGGTGCTCTACCGCCCGGAGCTGGAGCGCAACCTGATGGTCTGCCCCAAGTGCGGCCATCACCACGCCATCCGCGCGCGTGCGCGCCTAGCCGCGCTGTTCGACGAGGGCAGCACGGTCGAGTTGTGGCCGAATCTCGAGCCGACCGACCCGCTGAAATTCCGCGATTCGAAGAAGTACCGCGACCGCGTGGTGGGCGCGCAGAAGTCCACCGGCGAAAAGGACGCACTGGTCGCGATGAGCGGCAAGCTCAAGGAGCGCCCGCTGGTCGCCGTGGCTTTCGAGTTCGCCTACATGGGCGGTTCGATGGGTTCGGTGGTCGGCGAAAAGTTCGCCCGCGCGGCGGAAAAGGCGCTGGCCGAGCGCAGTGCGCTGGTGTGCTTCTCGGCGACCGGTGGTGCGCGCATGCAGGAGTCGCTGTTCTCGCTGATGCAGATGGCCAAGACCTCGGCCGCGCTGGCGAAGCTGCGCGACGCCGGTGTGCCGTACATCAGCGTAATGACCAACCCGACCACCGGCGGCGTATCGGCCAGCCTGGCGATGCTCGGTGACATCAACATCGGCGAGCCGAAGGCGCTGATCGGTTTCGCCGGTCCGCGCGTGATCGAGCAGACCGTGCGCGAGACGCTGCCGGAAGGCTTCCAGCGTTCGGAGTTCCTGCTCGAGCACGGTGCGATCGACATGATCGTCGACCGCCGCGAGATGCGTGATCGCCTCGCCGATGTGCTCGGCCTGCTGATGAAGGCGCCGCGCGCGGCCTGA
- a CDS encoding bifunctional GNAT family N-acetyltransferase/carbon-nitrogen hydrolase family protein yields the protein MARKTSEQAPKLQLRLAVPADVPQLVELTARVYTAEWGHSAEMLRSQQTHFPEGQFVVEYEGRIVGYCATFRIDEATALAPHTWVQITGGGMASRHKPDGDWLYGMEVVVHPDYRGMRIGQRLYQARKRLCQELKLRGIVFGGRIPGLARNLARYGSAEAYVQAVVEGRRRDQTLSFQLHNDFELVGLLRNYVPSDYDSLGYAAHLVWRNPRLMDHPDMPSVPTPQRLPDSVRVASVQYQQRRITSFEEFATQVEYFTDIAADYSADFVTFPELITLQLLSIENEELSPVEAIRKLSHYTPQVKELFSSLAVRYNINIIGGSHPTEQPNGDIHNVCYVCLRDGSIHEREKLHPTPSERTVWNISGGESAATIQTDCGPIGVMICYDSEFPEVARHLTDQGALILFVPFCTDVREGYLRVRYCSQARAIENQCYVVLSGNVGNLPGVNNFDIQYGQSCILTPSDFPFARDGIAADSTPNIETVLFADLSLENLAKARNAGAVQNLKDRRFDLYQTRWHTLAR from the coding sequence ATGGCCAGGAAGACTTCCGAGCAAGCACCCAAGCTGCAGCTTCGGCTGGCGGTGCCCGCGGACGTCCCCCAACTGGTCGAGCTGACCGCCCGCGTCTATACCGCCGAGTGGGGTCATTCGGCGGAAATGCTGCGCTCCCAGCAGACGCATTTCCCGGAAGGCCAGTTCGTCGTCGAGTACGAGGGGCGCATCGTCGGTTACTGCGCCACCTTCCGCATCGACGAGGCCACCGCGCTGGCGCCGCACACCTGGGTGCAGATCACCGGCGGCGGCATGGCATCGCGGCACAAACCGGACGGCGACTGGCTGTACGGCATGGAAGTGGTGGTGCACCCGGACTACCGCGGCATGCGCATCGGCCAGCGCCTGTACCAGGCGCGCAAGCGGCTGTGCCAGGAGCTGAAGCTGCGCGGCATCGTGTTTGGCGGACGCATCCCCGGCCTGGCCAGGAACCTCGCCCGCTACGGCAGCGCCGAGGCCTACGTGCAGGCGGTGGTCGAAGGCAGGCGCCGCGACCAGACGCTGAGCTTCCAGCTGCACAACGATTTCGAGCTGGTCGGCCTGCTGCGCAACTACGTGCCGTCGGACTACGACTCGCTCGGCTACGCCGCCCATCTGGTGTGGCGCAACCCACGCCTGATGGATCACCCGGACATGCCCTCGGTGCCGACGCCGCAGCGCCTGCCCGACTCGGTGCGGGTGGCCTCGGTACAGTACCAGCAGCGGCGCATCACCTCGTTCGAGGAATTCGCCACCCAGGTGGAGTACTTCACCGACATCGCCGCCGACTACAGCGCCGACTTCGTCACCTTCCCCGAACTGATCACGCTGCAGCTGCTGTCGATCGAGAACGAGGAGCTGTCGCCGGTCGAGGCGATCCGCAAGCTGAGCCACTACACGCCGCAGGTGAAGGAACTCTTCAGCTCGCTGGCGGTGCGCTACAACATCAACATCATCGGCGGCTCGCACCCGACCGAGCAGCCGAACGGCGACATCCACAACGTCTGCTACGTGTGCCTGCGCGACGGCTCGATCCACGAGCGCGAGAAGCTGCACCCCACGCCCAGCGAGCGCACCGTGTGGAACATCAGCGGCGGCGAGAGCGCGGCGACGATCCAGACCGACTGCGGCCCGATCGGCGTGATGATCTGCTACGACTCGGAGTTCCCCGAGGTCGCCCGCCACCTCACCGACCAGGGCGCGCTGATCCTGTTCGTGCCGTTCTGCACCGACGTGCGCGAGGGCTACCTGCGCGTGCGCTACTGCTCGCAGGCACGGGCGATCGAGAACCAGTGCTACGTGGTGCTGTCCGGCAACGTCGGCAACCTGCCCGGCGTGAACAACTTCGACATCCAGTACGGCCAGAGCTGCATCCTCACGCCCAGCGACTTCCCGTTCGCCCGCGACGGCATCGCCGCCGACTCCACGCCGAACATCGAGACGGTGCTGTTCGCCGACCTTAGCCTGGAGAACCTGGCCAAGGCGCGCAACGCCGGCGCGGTGCAGAACCTCAAGGATCGCCGCTTCGACCTCTACCAGACGCGCTGGCACACGCTGGCGCGCTGA
- a CDS encoding chloride channel protein: protein MTDQQTPPSTSSNPRLQALLGHEFFAPAQWKRRLALWIGAVLVALAAIVFAKASDWSFHLFQEILGYGVWIPLILTPIVFAGLAWVTEGKLRATRGSGIPQVIGTLHIEDEGFRARMLALPIAAGKMVLTLIALGVGASIGREGPTVHVGAGLFYTLGRRFGFTDPKAASRFILAGGAAGIAAAFNTPLAGVVFAIEELAGTFEHRFSGLLLTAVIVGGVVSLGIMGNYSYFGEVDASLPLGHAWLAVLLTGIICGLLGGLFARLILLSRRGPLAYIGRLRSHAPVLFAAGCGLALAVLGVLTHNNIYGTGYDQARAFVQEAAATPGQGFGIAKLLANVVSYWAGIPGGIFSPALAVGAGLGHNIATFLPGVPAAAVVLLGMSAYLSGVTGAPLTSAVIAMELTDNQDMVIPIMAACLLARAAASIFSPTPVYKDFAERMVQDFERQHAAAQAAAKAEAEAHGGAHPAAAAEDLEVVEPMPAGKTSAYDEQAAPRDYEEPAAPPHDTAPDAH from the coding sequence ATGACCGACCAGCAGACACCTCCATCGACCTCGTCCAACCCGCGCCTGCAGGCGCTGCTGGGCCACGAATTCTTCGCCCCGGCCCAGTGGAAGCGCCGACTGGCGCTGTGGATCGGCGCCGTGCTGGTGGCGCTGGCGGCGATCGTGTTCGCCAAGGCCAGCGACTGGTCGTTCCACCTGTTCCAGGAAATACTCGGCTACGGCGTGTGGATTCCGCTGATCCTCACGCCGATCGTGTTCGCCGGGCTGGCCTGGGTGACCGAGGGCAAGCTGCGCGCCACGCGCGGCAGCGGTATTCCGCAGGTGATCGGCACCTTGCACATCGAGGACGAGGGCTTCCGCGCGAGGATGCTGGCGCTGCCGATCGCCGCCGGCAAGATGGTGCTCACCCTGATCGCGCTGGGCGTCGGTGCCTCGATCGGTCGCGAAGGTCCGACCGTGCACGTGGGTGCGGGCCTGTTCTACACGCTGGGTCGCCGCTTCGGCTTCACCGACCCGAAGGCGGCCTCGCGCTTCATCCTGGCCGGTGGTGCGGCGGGTATCGCCGCGGCGTTCAACACGCCGCTGGCCGGCGTGGTGTTCGCGATCGAGGAACTGGCCGGCACCTTCGAGCACCGCTTCAGCGGCCTGCTGCTCACCGCGGTGATCGTCGGCGGCGTGGTCTCGCTGGGCATCATGGGCAACTACTCCTACTTCGGCGAGGTGGACGCCAGCCTGCCGCTCGGCCACGCATGGCTGGCGGTGCTGCTCACGGGCATCATCTGCGGCCTGCTCGGCGGCCTGTTCGCGCGACTGATCCTGCTCAGCCGTCGCGGCCCGCTGGCCTACATCGGCCGGCTGCGCTCGCATGCACCGGTGCTGTTCGCCGCCGGCTGCGGCCTGGCGCTGGCGGTGCTCGGCGTGCTCACCCACAACAACATCTACGGCACCGGTTACGACCAGGCCCGCGCCTTCGTGCAGGAGGCCGCCGCCACGCCGGGCCAGGGCTTCGGCATCGCCAAGCTGCTGGCGAACGTGGTCTCGTACTGGGCCGGCATCCCCGGCGGCATCTTCTCGCCGGCGCTGGCCGTGGGCGCGGGCCTGGGCCACAACATCGCCACCTTCCTGCCGGGCGTGCCGGCCGCGGCGGTGGTGCTGCTGGGCATGAGCGCCTACCTCTCCGGCGTGACCGGCGCGCCGCTGACCTCGGCGGTGATCGCGATGGAACTGACCGACAACCAGGACATGGTGATCCCGATCATGGCCGCCTGCCTGCTGGCGCGCGCGGCCGCGTCGATCTTCAGCCCGACCCCGGTCTACAAGGATTTCGCCGAGCGCATGGTGCAGGATTTCGAACGCCAGCACGCCGCCGCCCAGGCGGCCGCCAAGGCCGAGGCCGAAGCGCATGGCGGTGCCCACCCCGCCGCTGCGGCAGAGGATCTGGAGGTCGTGGAACCGATGCCCGCCGGCAAGACCAGCGCCTACGACGAACAAGCCGCTCCGCGCGACTACGAGGAGCCGGCCGCACCGCCGCACGACACCGCACCCGACGCCCACTGA
- a CDS encoding 30S ribosomal protein THX, with protein MGKGDRRTRRGKINRASYGNSRAHGAQPAVAGGKPTVTKPAAAKKAAPKKKSA; from the coding sequence ATGGGTAAGGGCGATCGCAGGACCCGCCGCGGCAAGATCAATCGTGCCAGCTACGGCAACAGCCGCGCTCATGGCGCCCAGCCGGCCGTGGCCGGCGGCAAGCCGACCGTGACCAAGCCGGCGGCAGCCAAGAAGGCGGCACCGAAGAAGAAGTCGGCCTGA
- a CDS encoding transcriptional repressor, with amino-acid sequence MIPVEVNPLSKQAAGKFHTHHEETPQGFVEAVSHASEERGLRLTPLRKEVLELVAAAGKPVKAYDLLDQLREHHGNAAPPTVYRALDFLLEQGFIHKLESVNAFVSCHHPAEAHQVPFLICDVCSSAQEVCDERVAALIESQAESFGFRPQAQTLEVHGVCRNCRKD; translated from the coding sequence ATGATCCCGGTCGAGGTGAACCCATTGAGCAAGCAGGCAGCGGGCAAGTTCCACACGCACCACGAGGAGACCCCGCAGGGTTTCGTCGAGGCGGTTTCGCACGCGAGCGAGGAGCGCGGCCTGCGGCTCACGCCGCTGCGCAAGGAAGTGCTGGAACTGGTGGCCGCGGCGGGCAAGCCGGTCAAGGCCTACGACCTGCTCGACCAGCTGCGCGAGCATCACGGCAATGCGGCACCGCCCACGGTCTACCGCGCGCTGGATTTCCTGCTCGAGCAGGGCTTCATCCACAAGCTCGAATCGGTCAACGCGTTCGTCTCCTGCCACCATCCGGCCGAGGCGCACCAGGTGCCGTTCCTGATCTGCGATGTCTGCTCCAGCGCGCAGGAAGTGTGCGACGAACGGGTTGCGGCACTGATCGAATCCCAGGCCGAGAGCTTCGGCTTCCGGCCGCAGGCGCAGACGCTGGAAGTGCACGGCGTGTGCCGCAACTGCCGCAAGGACTGA